In the genome of Artemia franciscana chromosome 20, ASM3288406v1, whole genome shotgun sequence, the window ACATTGTATTGGAGCATTTTGATACAGTGTATTGGATTATATGGGAAATATACACATTGCATTAGAGCATAGTGGATTTATTGACTTTGCATTCAGAGATAGGGGGCATACTGAGACACTTCGTTAACAGATAGAGGACACACTAGTACACTCTATTGAGAGATGGGAGGCATATGTAAACACTCAATTGAGAGATATGGGGTGTACTGAGACATTGTATAGTGTCTAGTTCAGAACATACTAATAATTCataaataatattcaaaaaggTTTATGATATTAATTCAGAATAAATTCGTTTCTTGATATTCTTCCTAAATCCGCTTTTTCAAGTTGGATTACACATCTTTACACTCCCAAAattacttttcatatttatttataccACAATACtattcaaaaggctttattttattaattcagaacaaattggtatttttttttcctccaagATCCTGCACTAAAAATTGGGGAACACATCTTTTTTACTTCCAACATTATTTTCGACTATTTATGCCCCAAGACCAAGCATTATGAATTAAAGAACAAAGCATGTAAATTATATAAAGTGTTCGGTacccatttatattccttaaTTATAGAGTTCTTAAAGAGGCAGCGATTCAATGAGTATATATAATGGTAAACCATCAACAGCACTAGAACAAGAATTCAATCATTCTTCCCTTAAAAACTATACAAGAACATGaacgagaaaaaattaaaactaaaattatattaaacaaaaaatgaaacatcaaacttgaaataaaatcaatattcaaaacactgaattaaaaaaaatacactaaatcattacaaaataaattaaatagctatttctttaaaaagacaTCTTTTTCACTCTCAACATTACATTTCGATTTTATGAATACCCAAATACaattcaaaaggctttattttgTTAATCCAGACCAAGCTCGATTCTTGATATTCCTCTTAAAtccgtttttcaaaattggAGCACACATATTTCTAACTCACAACATTACTTTTCAGCTTCATATATAACCCaaaaaactcaccaaatcacacTAAAAAGACACTAAGAAGATTCAACACgctaaatcttaaaacaatgaaacattTATTTCTTTGAAATGCCTCTTTTGACCTTTCTGCTGAGTGTCCTGCTGCAGAGGGTCCCCAACCTTTGTCAAACTGCTTCTCAAATCCAACCCTTTCTCTGACCACTCAAGGGGACCCCAGTCTTTGACCATCCTCTTCATAAGTGCCCAGAATTTCAACAAGCCGATAGGCTGGAGAGGAGTTAAAACGGCATTTTTCAGGAAGCAATTGTCTCATTATTTTAATTGggtgtttgaattttgttttgttttcaattttggtgtttaatttttttgaatttctggtATTATTTCTAAggcaattattatttatatcctACACTAGTGCTAATGATTATATACCATTAAACATACTCAATGAATCTCCGCCTCTCTAAGGAATCGATAATCGAGAACTTCAAACGGGTAACGGGAGTAAGTAGAGTTTTTGAATAGTATTTCATTGTGTTGAGGTATACATAaagtgaaaaatcaaatttagcaGGAATTcaagaaagaaaatttaacaCTCTCTTAACACcacaatacaaataaatattttttttaacaacgcCTTTGATATATTCCTATgattgtaggattatagaaaactagtgatttactgaaaacacaaggaatatagaagttttggtacagtaaaagtGAACCATTTAAAGACTATACtaacacaaaaaatataagaCTTTCGGTACAGTAAAAGTGAACCATTTAAGGACATTATTAAcagcatgaaaataaaaaatttttgtattgttctttGATTTCCTTTTCCGTTGAATTTAGCATCACTTCTGCACGATGACCTCAGTCCAATGATTGACTTTCATTTTTGGTCTGAAAAGGATACTATATAATGCTTTTGCTGACAAAATTGAAGTGAGCCAGTCTTGAAAGTATTAGGACTACAGATTCACTTAGGAATTTGTAACATAACTTAAAATGCTCCATTATTATGTATAAAGAGAAATAACCAGATTTCCAGAGTTTATAATTTGgttcatttgttctttatttcgATTAATAATAGGTGGAACCAAGATAATACCTGGCAAATCAGTAAAATATCTTTGTATGCTGTTTAATGACTTAACTATTCtgaagataatatttatttttatgccttgccttttaagataattttaatggtACACTGAAATTTACTAATATCACAGCTCGTGAAAGACTCTGAAAAGCTTTATAAGTTAGCTTGCTGTTGTAAGGTTACGTATTTACTTTTGACTTCATTCTTGTttttatacttgtttttttttgtttaacagaCTTATAATTTAAGACCTCAGTTGCTATACATCCAATGGAagacgaaaaaaataaagaagaaaaaaacactaaaggACCAGcaaatattttgggaaaaatctttCGTCAAGTCATTTTTGACGCTCAAAAAAGAGAAGGACAAAAATAAccttttaaagtaaattaattttcaataaatacatgaattatgaaaacaaaatatacgcaagaacaaaattaaaaagccAAAACATGGATGATTTTTGACAAGTTGAAAAACAGTCacaagaaaagagaaagcaaataTTTGGCAAAATCTTTGCTAGGTCATCTTCGTTGCTGAAGAAAGAAATGGAAATAAAGTATATATAAGTCAATGCTAAGCTTTTAaatttgatcaattttttaaaaagaaattgaaaaagaagtgAGATTTGAGTCGTTTAATGCTTAAGCCATTCACTATTgaagtttttcaagaattcaAACTTCAGCCGACCAGTAAATACTGCCAAAGATTAATTCGAACCCAaagcaaatagaaaataaaacaaataattacatcaaaGATTAAAGTACCAGGTTAtgatataaattaataattagatcctaaaacgaataaaaatttaaatgattgcTCGAATCAAttctaaaataaacagaaatcagTATTAACAAGATTATGGTTACTACCCTTTTCCTAAGTGCAAATCCTTAGAAAAAACTGTGTCATTTGCGTTCATTGAAAAACATTTGTCTTTTTCACAAAAggcttcatttttcaaaattattgcaTAAACAAGAAATCAAACATTTAGCATAATTAAACaggaagaaattaaagaaactgAATTGAATATTTAGCAAATGATagatatttattccttgaaatCTCGTTAATTCTTGATTCAATTTAATATATCTTGTTTTTAATAAAGTGTAAGCAACACTAGTCTTTGGAAGGTTTACAATTGGGTGGGGTCCAAACTCGTGTATGCAGCAATTTGTttacgttttaagtttgacttgattttttttagtattttccatTCATTTGAAAATGCAAGTAAtcatgttattatttttttcatggccacactgccttttctatgacgaaataaataataattataaattcgGACATGTCCTTTTATTGgacagtaataataataataatattaatttatttataacccaaaaaatacataaaactgtggagtaaatacacaaaaaaagaaaaacaggaaaaaacaatcaaaaacataCGGTTCTACTACATAtataaattacctcaattcaaaaaatggccaaagagggtcaaaaacaccaatcatttgctgagttttaTGAGATATATCTGTAGATAattgtttcagtcgcgagggcatATCAACGGTGTCAAACTTAGAAACGACTGTGTGGGTCCGATACCACCAAAGCAGACATAGCAAATACTtacaatacttaaaatatccttagcaaattttctttatatccttcttgcgaaggagtaaagcaaaaccagaaatttggtgaaatttttctGTAACCAACGTattagcggagcaagtagacgacaGTGACGCGGAAAAAgagtgaaagtaaggaaaaacagagaaagaaaaaaaaacagagaacagtgaaactaaaatataaagaaaggcTCTAAATATTTCGATATCAAAGTCGGCAATCATCATCAGTACAGTCACTAATGtatcaaaatgaaaacgaactatatttatactaaaaaaatgaTAACTTCATGTTTAAAGCAAGTTACCGGTCCATTGACTTAGAAACTTCACTAACTGCTCTTGAATTCTGTTATACTACGTTGAATATTcatctaataaaaatgaaatagtgCTGAATTTATAGGTACTAAATTCATCATCTTGCTATTTTGATAGCAAATAAAATGTTGCTGATTCTAAAATTGGTCTGTTATCTACATTAATACGAAGTTTTTACCAACGTTTCATATGTTGCTAACCTCaatttatgattaaaaaaaatacatttttcagtaAGCTTCTTAATCTGTTTCTGGCCGTTCTGTATTGCCAAAGCCTATtactgataataataataattatttctccagtgttcaatttttttaataatgaaacaaaaacatactaaagaaattctattttaatttcttactaTGCATAAGATTATCTCAATATTGTCTCTGGCTTtattcaatataattactattGGAATTTCTACAAATTGACATcacaattgaaagaaaaaaaaatatacaacagaGAAATCATTTAGCACTCTCTATATCTGAATCTGTAAACCCTTTAATTTGCAATTTTCACATAAGCGTTAGTTATTCTTGAAAAACTTCAACTTCGTTCTTTTTATGACTTGGATGCAAGGAGTATCTGTTAATTAATCCTAATCCCTCTCTTAACATCCCCTGAAGAGCTCTATTTAGAGTGCTTTGCCTTTCATGGAATGTTGTAGATACACATTTTTGACAACCGGGGTACCCATGGTGTCCTTGAAATGGAGagtatcttttaatttaatttatgtatctttatttattgataCAATCCTGTTATTCATTAGTTGTTGCAACATtatcaaaattgtatttaatttttcgaGCTAAGAGTGTAAAGTTAATAATGGTTATAACTTtaattttatgtaaattttcaataattattCGCCATTTTAAATCAGCCAGAAGATTTATGGCTTATTTGAAAAGCTAAATGATTTTAAATGACAGATTTCGTTGTTCACTAGCTATTTAAACATtgataaattttctatttggaaaatttggaataatcagtctacattttaaatgttaaacCCTTAAGAACTTTTTCGCATGTTGATCAATGGTTGGCGTTACTTGATTCACTGCCTTTGGCTGGGAGTGCAATTGCTGATTTCAAAACAGCAATGAAAGATATggctttttttaaatgcaaaatgATTTGATAAAATGCATTAGCAAACCATGATTTAATGCAAAATTGCATGCATTAAATGTATGCATTGGAATTATTGTGGTATTTCAATGTGTTCATATATTAtgcactgtttttttctttctagagGATATCATACGGCATTAATTGTGAAAAGAAGATTCAATTCAAGGACAGCATTCTTATTAAATTAATGGAAGCAAATATTCTGAAAGCTTAAGTCACGGACTAAAGTAACAATGCTTAGCAATCTGGATATAAACTACCGTTTCATTGAAGCTGCTGGTCAAGGAGACCTAAAAAGTACGAGGGAGTTAATCAATGATAATAGCTCTGTTGAGAgtagcaataaaattattttagcttGTGAACATAATAAGGTGAACATTTTAGAACATCTACTTAGTAGTAATGGTAACATTTACCGTAATTCCTTTTTATTCATAAGAGAAACCGCTATATTGCCGTATTTGTTAAGTTCAGTATTCGTTCAGAACGTATAGAACGTTCAGTTCAAGGAGAGTATACCTAACAAACTAGTTACCAGTGAACAACGGAAGTCAAAGACGAAAGTAATTATAATGATCAATAAAGATATAAATTACTGTTTACTTGGTGCGGTTCGGGAAGGAAACCTAGAAAGAACGAGGGAGCTACTCAGTTTTCATAACCCTTTGGAGAGTAccaatttagttattttagctTGTGAACATAATAAGGTGAATATTTTAGAATACCTACTTTGCAGTAATGGTAAAATTCCGAGTAGCTTCTCTCTTGGCGCAACAAAAACTGCGATTTCATATGAAAggaaaacaggggaaaatcTATTTCCCGTTATTTTTACGTAATAGAATCGACAGGGTTCCAAAAATGACCTATAAAAACAGGAGTTTTGATAATCATTTAGTTTTACAATGAAAAGTAAAGTTGATACGAGTATATTTTGTTTCTCAGAGAAACAATATTAACACAATAGCCTTGTGTAAGTTGGATTGGACGGCAACTCTATTCTCACTTGTCTTTTTTTGGTTCTTTATaggtaatattattttaatcatagttttatctcttctttttaagtttaagtaATTAGTGTAACTATTAGTTTGTCTTtaagttaatttaatttttattaaagttaattttGTAGGTTTaactattaagttttttttttcaatttctgtgCATTTTAGGTTCTACTTATTCAATCATAGTAATTTCCGCtcgtttttaatttctctttttacaTTGCTTATGTATCTAATCATCTTACACTTTATTATTGCTTCttttcgttatttatttttaaatagaagaaacaaataaacaatatatGGCACCAACATTGCTCGTTAATTATCCTATGAAGACATagtctgaaaaatattttattaaatccAGCTATTTTGCTTGTCATTACAATTCTGTTGCTCGTTAGTTGATGAAATGTTGATtactttggtttttattttgaaacaaaattcctaagctataatttaaattttaggtaACTCTAAACAATCAGCCTTCCTTTTAGTTCATCCATTGTTGTGTGCAATATTAAAGTATTGCAATATGTGTGGTATTAGATGTGTTTGTATATAAtgcagttgttttttctttctttctagaGGATAACAGACGAAATCCATATTTCAAAGAAAGTTCAGTTCAAGGACAGTATTCCTAACAAATTAGATAACAGTGAATAACTGATGTCAAAGCTGAAAGTAACTATGATGATCAATGAAGATATAAATTACTGTTTAATTAATGCGGTTCGGGAAGGAAACCTGGAAAAAACAAGGGAGCTACTCAGTTTTAACAACCCTTTTGGGAGTACCAATTTAGTTATTTTGGCTTGTGAACATAATAAGgtgaatattttagaatatcTACTTAGCAGTAATGGTAAAATTCTCAGTAACTTCTCCCTTGGCGCAAGAGAAGCTGCAATAGTACCAAGTGATAAGGATGAAACGTGCCATAATGCCTTCTATTATGCTATACGATCTTGTAATGTGAAACTTCTTGACACACTCATTGAAAAATGGCCTGGAAATTACTTTGCTGTTCATTTGAGTGAATTAGATGAAATTCTTTCACGAGCTTACGAGGAATTAAgacttcaaaatgttttgttgtCAGAAGAGATAGAaacttttgttgaaaataagTTAATAGACCTCCGTTTTTTATCTAGTTTTTCTGAACAAGACAAGAGTGTCGAGAGTAGTCTAAATAACACAAGAGAGCGGATTGAATTagtacttcaaaatattatcTTGTTAACAGCTGAATACTATCAAAGAGAAGAAATAgatgaaaagtttttatttgtagcAAAGTTTATTGCTCAgaatattcaaatattaaagCGACAGTTGAAATGTACCTACGAAAGACTGCCTTGGgaagaaatagaattttgtttaatCGGTTTTGTTGCATCTCACATAAAACGACATGAAATCAATTTATTCCTCAATGtcactttaaataaaaacaaaatgcttAACCACCTAGAAAATTTTGCTGAGAAgcttaaagaggaaaaagatcATTTGGCATCTGTGGACATAGAAACACTTGTTAAACTCCCAAACATAAATCGTGAGCGAGTTGTCGCAGGGATCCTTAGCAACTGTCCTCAATTCGGAGAACTGTATAGCGATTATAAACAAATTAGAGATACTCATTCCTTAAAGAAAATAAGTGATTACATAAAATTAACATTATCTGCTGATCTTAAACAAAAGGAAGGGAAATTGATTATTGCAAGGGCCTTACAATTTACGGGTGAACATTTAAAAAACACTCTAGAATCTCCAAAATTATCTGAGACTACATGTGAACTTCTTCTTCTGTCATTACCAAGGGACACAAGAAAAATCGTCATTGATTTACGTAATTGCTTATCACATGCATACTCGCTCTCAAAGAGAATAGAGATTGAGGATAATCCTAATGTCAACTTTTTTGTTGGGGTTCAAAATGATCTTAAAAGAATCAATGATGTAATTACTGACatttttcaaagcaaaaaaatacaattgatCAGAACGTTGCtagttaaaattaaagaaagtgaAAGCCTGGAAGACATAAAAGAAGTTGCAAGAATTTTTACTAGAGTTGAATCTGATGAAACAGATGAACTATTTACAGAGTGTTTTAAGTCGATAGAACATAACAAGCTCGAAAAACTCATTCAAAAGCTTAGGAACACTATAAGTAACAAGACGGATCATGAAAAACGGCTATTTGATCAAATTGATAGCATTCGAAATTTGGtggaaaataaatcaaagaatATCAGCACTGACCCATCTATGGCAATTATACATTTAAAGAGcctattttccattttcaacACAATTAAGATTGACCATAATGTTATTAGAGAAATGAAGGATTCCGCAAATAAAATACTAGAGAATATTCCTTTCCAATTAGAGTCTCAAAATCTGAAAGGCATTTCCGAACTATTAAGGGAAATTTATCTTAGTGTTTGGTCAAGAACACTAGAAGATAACATAAGTgaactaaaatatttgatttatcaGATTTTTTCTACAGTCGAATTTGGACAAAGTGACCTTACATGGCTTGAAAAACTAAGAGATAGGTTGAATGATAAAGGtgtatttgttaaaaaatgtaaacaaaggAAGGGTTATAATGTAACAGTCGAAAAATATAATAGCTTGCTTGAACATAAGTTGTTTGAACTAGAAGGTATTTTAAGAAGTAACACATTATTTCCTAGCTTAACAGAAAAGCTTCCTTcctacaaaaagaataaaaagttgcAAGTAGCTGTAGAAATGCTTGTTCTCGATATACTGTCTATGTTAACTAAATCAGTGAAACATATGAAAAACAGTTTATCTTTTTTAGATGAAAACACTCCTTTGTTAACTGGAAAATGTTTGAGAAATCACTTGGCCCATCATAATGATATAGTTGATATTTTGTCATCTGATCCCTCAGTAGCAGTTATTTCAAACGCTAAAAATCTTATTAgagaaaatgtaagaaaaactAACATAACATTTGGCAAGTCGGTAAAGCACAATCCTcccaaactgaaaaataaatatgatcaGAGCCTTACTATAATATCTAATCAGCAAGCTATGTTTGCTGCATTGAAAATAGGAAATCTTAAAGACTTAAAAAGCTGTCTCAGAAAAGGAGCAGATATTAATGGAAGAAGTACTAATTCATCGACAGCACTACATTTTGCTGCTCAAGGACCCAGTCTCGAGGCTATAAAGTTTATCTCTGGTCAAAATATAGATATCAACATCAAAGATGTGCATGGACAAAGTGCACTTCATGTTGCTGCTGCACAAGGAAGGAAAAATATTGTTGAATTTCTCATAAGAAAAACAGGTTTATCATTTGATGATCCAgataattttgggaaaacagCACTACATGTTGCAGCTATAAATGGTCACAAAGATGTTGTCGAAGCTCTGCTGAAAAATAATGCTAATACTAATGTCAAAGATTTCAGTGGTAGTTCCCCTTTACACTATGCAGTAGGAAACAATTTTATTGATGTTGCTAA includes:
- the LOC136040244 gene encoding uncharacterized protein LOC136040244 is translated as MSKLKVTMMINEDINYCLINAVREGNLEKTRELLSFNNPFGSTNLVILACEHNKVNILEYLLSSNGKILSNFSLGAREAAIVPSDKDETCHNAFYYAIRSCNVKLLDTLIEKWPGNYFAVHLSELDEILSRAYEELRLQNVLLSEEIETFVENKLIDLRFLSSFSEQDKSVESSLNNTRERIELVLQNIILLTAEYYQREEIDEKFLFVAKFIAQNIQILKRQLKCTYERLPWEEIEFCLIGFVASHIKRHEINLFLNVTLNKNKMLNHLENFAEKLKEEKDHLASVDIETLVKLPNINRERVVAGILSNCPQFGELYSDYKQIRDTHSLKKISDYIKLTLSADLKQKEGKLIIARALQFTGEHLKNTLESPKLSETTCELLLLSLPRDTRKIVIDLRNCLSHAYSLSKRIEIEDNPNVNFFVGVQNDLKRINDVITDIFQSKKIQLIRTLLVKIKESESLEDIKEVARIFTRVESDETDELFTECFKSIEHNKLEKLIQKLRNTISNKTDHEKRLFDQIDSIRNLVENKSKNISTDPSMAIIHLKSLFSIFNTIKIDHNVIREMKDSANKILENIPFQLESQNLKGISELLREIYLSVWSRTLEDNISELKYLIYQIFSTVEFGQSDLTWLEKLRDRLNDKGVFVKKCKQRKGYNVTVEKYNSLLEHKLFELEGILRSNTLFPSLTEKLPSYKKNKKLQVAVEMLVLDILSMLTKSVKHMKNSLSFLDENTPLLTGKCLRNHLAHHNDIVDILSSDPSVAVISNAKNLIRENVRKTNITFGKSVKHNPPKLKNKYDQSLTIISNQQAMFAALKIGNLKDLKSCLRKGADINGRSTNSSTALHFAAQGPSLEAIKFISGQNIDINIKDVHGQSALHVAAAQGRKNIVEFLIRKTGLSFDDPDNFGKTALHVAAINGHKDVVEALLKNNANTNVKDFSGSSPLHYAVGNNFIDVAKILLKKEASFDINEIQGGFTSLHLSAARGHLELVNFFLQNRADVNARTDRDITPLHLAALNGHLDVVKALIQMGADVNAAVIEGCTPLHYATKKGHEHIVDILIEYRTNIDAVDKGYNKSPLHYAAEDGHDKIVSALLRNNANANIATVDGLTPLHLAVLSCQVKIVATLLEHGATLFAKDKHNATPLHYAAASGCKAIAEILISKGAEINHKTETKETPLHIAAMNGHKDIIELLLRNKAQVRAQDINGKTALHVAAVSSTRDVIDLLLQKKAEVNARSNNEMTPLHVAASNGNLDAIVSLIENKAEVNAKAEFGLTPLDAAVLGGHKDAVNLLIKNKAEVNMNAIADRM